AATATAATTGGTATTGGTCTGACTATTCCCTTTCTTGAAATTATTAGCAAACCTGAGGAGCTATTAGCAAATTTACAAAGATATTCATTTCTTTCTCTATTACAACTTAATCAGAATTCACTGTTAATACTTATGTGTATTGCTTATGTATTAATCAATATTATCGCACTATCTACTAGAATCTATTGTAATAATTTTGCACTCAATCTGTCATCAGCAATTGGTACTCAGTTAGCAACTGATTCATTGTCACAAATATTAAAGAAACCATACATATGGCACAAACAATCAAACTCAAGTGATGTATTATCATTAATAACTAATAATGTAGAACAGACACAAGGAGTAATTTTAAGCTTAACACTTGTTGTCCCAAGTTCAACCTTGGTGTTATTAATTGCCTTTAGTCTGATTCTTATTGATCCGATCAACACAGCTGTTATATCTTTCCTCTTAATCATATATTATGTTTACGTATTAAGCTATACATCGATTAGAGCAAAGAAGAATGGAGTAATCAGAGTGAAAGAATATGCTAAAGTTGTAAATTATGCTCAAGAGTTCACCTCTCTAATTAAAGAGCTAATTTTACAAGATTCATTTGATTTTAATATTAAAAACTATAGAAATGCTGTATTTAATTTTCGAAGCGCAATAGCCGATAATAAAAAATTACAATCAAATCCAAAAATTATAATTGAATATTTGTTTATTATTATTTTATTATTAACATCAACTATTTCATACTTTCTAAACCCCTCTGCATCATCACTGGCAATTCAGGGTACATTCTTAATAAGTTTAGCACGCATCATTCAACCTTTACAGCAAATATTTAGTGCTTTTAATGGTTTGTTTGCTAACGATTCAGCATTAGTATCTGTTTTAGAGGCTGTGGGTAGTAAAACTTATGATGCGCATTCAATCTCTTCAAAGCATAAAGGAAAAGATTATGGTCATTTTGGTACAAATAAATCACCAAATTTAATTGAACTAAACAACGTTTCATTTAAATATTCACAAGATCCTGATGACTCATATCAGCTTAGAAATATTAACTTTAGAATACGATTAGGTGAATCAGTAGCTTTTATTGGAAAGACTGGAAGTGGTAAGTCAACTTGTTTAGATATTATCATGGGCCTGTTAAAGCCAACGAGTGGAAATGTTCAATTTAAAGGTAATGATATTTACGCCTCCGTAGAAGCAACAAAGCGTTGGCAGAATAGTTTTTCACATATAGCACAAGATTTTTGTTTAAATGATGCAAGTATCATGGATAATATTTCAAACTTTCAAGACATCCACAAAGCTAACTTTAATGATATATTATTGGCTTCAAAGCTGTCTGAGATACATGCTTATATTGAGGCGTTACCAGATAGTTATGACACAAGAGTGGGGGAAAGAGGCTCTATGTTGAGTGGTGGACAAAGGCAACGCATTTCATTAGCTAGAGCTATTTTTCGTGCAAGAGATATAATGTTTTTGGATGAAGCAACTAGTGCAATGGATAGAGATACTGAGCTCAAAATAATACAGAATCTAAAACGTCTGAATTACACTCTTCTGGCAATTACTCACAGCAGAAGCATTCTTCCATATTTTGATAAAATAGTTTTATTTTCTGATGGAACAATTCTAGATGTAGGTACTTACAGTGAACTTACAATTCAACATCCTGGATTGCTGAACACCTAAAATCAAATCTAGCGACTCTAAAATGTACCTATTTGTTTTAATTTTTTGCTTGGAATCTACAGTTAGAAAGTATATATTT
This portion of the Synechococcus sp. ROS8604 genome encodes:
- a CDS encoding ABC transporter ATP-binding protein, producing MTSLMNNIIKYSKKLQKKAKFLKSLYFILSKENKKNFLFLVVVSIASSFINIIGIGLTIPFLEIISKPEELLANLQRYSFLSLLQLNQNSLLILMCIAYVLINIIALSTRIYCNNFALNLSSAIGTQLATDSLSQILKKPYIWHKQSNSSDVLSLITNNVEQTQGVILSLTLVVPSSTLVLLIAFSLILIDPINTAVISFLLIIYYVYVLSYTSIRAKKNGVIRVKEYAKVVNYAQEFTSLIKELILQDSFDFNIKNYRNAVFNFRSAIADNKKLQSNPKIIIEYLFIIILLLTSTISYFLNPSASSLAIQGTFLISLARIIQPLQQIFSAFNGLFANDSALVSVLEAVGSKTYDAHSISSKHKGKDYGHFGTNKSPNLIELNNVSFKYSQDPDDSYQLRNINFRIRLGESVAFIGKTGSGKSTCLDIIMGLLKPTSGNVQFKGNDIYASVEATKRWQNSFSHIAQDFCLNDASIMDNISNFQDIHKANFNDILLASKLSEIHAYIEALPDSYDTRVGERGSMLSGGQRQRISLARAIFRARDIMFLDEATSAMDRDTELKIIQNLKRLNYTLLAITHSRSILPYFDKIVLFSDGTILDVGTYSELTIQHPGLLNT